The following coding sequences lie in one Rhizobium rhododendri genomic window:
- a CDS encoding glycosyltransferase — protein MNASPRATRAYVTLVTNADYAMGAAALVRSIRRTGTKADIVVLHTAGASSDDLAPLVSLGCRLVPVDHLPLSDAFNARHGRTALHSAAPFTKGRKPSFHSPLDNFCKLRLWQLVEYEACVFIDADALVLKPIDKLFDYPEFSAAPNVYEGLADFQRLNSGVFVARPSLQTFDAMIDSLDQPEVFWKRTDQTFLETFFPDWHGLPVYMNMLQYVWFTMPLLWDWKSISILHYQYEKPWETNHPKADRLAPLIDLWQRFHQDLDIPDIAALANPKVTT, from the coding sequence GTGAACGCCTCCCCCCGCGCGACGAGAGCCTACGTCACGCTCGTCACCAATGCCGATTACGCCATGGGCGCGGCGGCACTCGTCCGCTCTATAAGGCGAACCGGCACGAAAGCCGACATCGTCGTGCTGCACACCGCCGGAGCCAGCTCCGACGATCTTGCGCCGTTAGTGTCGCTCGGATGCCGGCTGGTACCCGTGGACCATCTGCCGCTCTCCGACGCGTTCAATGCGCGCCATGGCCGCACCGCCCTGCATTCGGCCGCTCCCTTTACCAAGGGTCGCAAGCCGTCCTTCCACTCACCGCTCGACAATTTCTGCAAGCTGCGACTTTGGCAGCTGGTGGAATACGAAGCTTGCGTCTTCATCGATGCCGATGCCCTAGTGCTAAAGCCGATCGACAAGCTGTTCGATTACCCGGAATTCTCCGCTGCGCCGAATGTCTACGAGGGACTGGCAGACTTTCAAAGGCTGAATTCGGGCGTCTTCGTTGCCAGGCCGTCGCTGCAAACCTTCGATGCGATGATCGATAGTCTCGACCAGCCGGAGGTCTTCTGGAAGCGCACCGACCAGACCTTCCTCGAGACCTTTTTCCCGGATTGGCACGGCCTGCCCGTTTATATGAACATGCTGCAATATGTGTGGTTTACCATGCCCTTGCTTTGGGACTGGAAGAGTATTTCGATCCTGCACTACCAATATGAAAAGCCCTGGGAGACGAATCATCCCAAGGCTGACAGACTGGCACCGCTGATCGATCTCTGGCAGCGATTCCATCAGGATCTGGACATTCCGGACATTGCTGCGCTGGCAAACCCGAAAGTGACGACATGA
- a CDS encoding NAD-dependent epimerase/dehydratase family protein: MKVLVAGGTGLVGRYIVEDLLSHGYSVAVGGRHQPEPGLFSKPVSFVPLRLDPNADQGHAFDDAYFFVHAGFHHVAGRYRGGEGDDPAAFQRLNLDGSVKLFETAQRAGIRRCVFLSTRAVYGDRSASEVLFETSEANPNTLYGRVKLNAERALSAINAPGFAAASLRLTGVYGDLRPNKWTDIFSNYLAGKPVPSRAGTEVHGRDVGQAVRLMLETDTARIANEVFNVSDVLTETHEILAILQRVTGSPHPLPARAPGNIISEMDTSKIAALGWRGGGRALLEKTVASLAQGLPHATEAVPATVSKRG, encoded by the coding sequence ATGAAAGTTTTGGTAGCGGGTGGGACGGGCCTCGTCGGTCGCTATATCGTCGAGGATCTTCTTTCCCATGGCTATTCGGTCGCTGTCGGCGGCCGGCATCAGCCGGAGCCCGGCCTGTTTTCAAAGCCCGTCAGCTTCGTTCCGCTGCGGCTCGATCCGAACGCAGACCAGGGTCACGCCTTCGACGACGCCTATTTCTTCGTCCACGCCGGCTTCCATCATGTCGCTGGCCGTTATCGTGGTGGTGAAGGCGACGACCCCGCAGCCTTCCAGAGGCTCAATCTCGATGGAAGCGTCAAACTGTTCGAGACTGCCCAGCGCGCCGGAATCCGCCGCTGTGTCTTCCTGTCGACGCGCGCCGTCTATGGCGATCGCTCCGCCAGCGAGGTGCTTTTTGAAACCTCGGAGGCCAACCCGAATACGCTCTATGGCCGCGTCAAGCTGAATGCCGAGCGCGCGCTTTCCGCGATCAATGCCCCCGGCTTTGCCGCCGCAAGCCTCCGCCTGACCGGCGTCTATGGCGATCTCCGGCCCAACAAGTGGACCGACATCTTCAGCAACTACCTCGCCGGCAAGCCTGTCCCGTCGCGCGCTGGTACCGAGGTTCACGGACGCGACGTCGGACAGGCTGTCCGTCTCATGCTCGAAACCGACACCGCCCGCATTGCCAATGAAGTCTTCAATGTCTCCGACGTCCTGACGGAAACCCACGAGATCCTCGCCATTCTCCAGCGCGTCACCGGCAGCCCTCACCCGCTGCCGGCCCGAGCACCGGGCAACATCATCAGCGAGATGGACACATCCAAGATCGCAGCACTGGGCTGGCGCGGCGGCGGCAGGGCCCTGCTGGAAAAGACGGTTGCCTCGCTGGCGCAGGGACTGCCGCATGCCACCGAGGCGGTTCCGGCCACGGTGTCCAAGCGGGGATAG
- a CDS encoding DUF2945 domain-containing protein has protein sequence MHKFRVGSKVEWKWGKGTGTGKVTESFTDDVEKTIEGSVIKRKASAEEPAYLIEQEDGGRVLKSHSEIKAAS, from the coding sequence ATGCACAAATTTCGCGTGGGGTCCAAGGTCGAGTGGAAGTGGGGCAAGGGAACGGGCACCGGCAAGGTGACGGAGAGTTTCACCGACGATGTGGAGAAAACTATCGAGGGGTCGGTGATCAAGCGCAAGGCCAGCGCCGAAGAGCCAGCTTATCTCATCGAACAGGAAGACGGCGGGCGTGTCCTGAAAAGCCACTCCGAAATCAAGGCTGCTTCCTGA
- the ruvB gene encoding Holliday junction branch migration DNA helicase RuvB yields the protein MTEPARLITPEKRGEDLDTTLRPQSLDEFTGQADARANLKVFIEAAKNRGEALDHVLFVGPPGLGKTTLAQIMAKELGVNFRSTSGPVIAKAGDLAALLTNLEDRDVLFIDEIHRLSPAVEEILYPAMEDFQLDLIIGEGPAARSVKIDLAKFTLVAATTRLGLLTTPLRDRFGIPVRLNFYTVEELELIVRRGARLMGLPIADDGAREIARRARGTPRIAGRLLRRVRDFAEVARAESVTRQIADEALTRLLVDNLGLDQLDKRYLNMIAVNFGGGPVGIETIAAGLSEPRDAIEDIIEPYMIQQGFIQRTPRGRVLTPTAWRHLDLQPPKDLEAAQFRLFQEEE from the coding sequence ATGACCGAACCCGCCCGCCTGATCACGCCCGAGAAGCGTGGCGAAGACCTGGATACGACGCTGCGGCCGCAGTCGCTCGACGAGTTCACGGGCCAGGCGGATGCCCGCGCCAACCTGAAAGTTTTCATCGAGGCGGCGAAGAACCGGGGCGAGGCGCTGGATCACGTGCTGTTCGTCGGTCCGCCCGGTCTCGGCAAGACGACGCTGGCGCAGATCATGGCCAAGGAGCTCGGCGTCAATTTCCGCTCGACTTCAGGGCCGGTCATTGCCAAGGCCGGCGACCTGGCAGCACTTCTGACCAATCTCGAGGACCGCGATGTCCTGTTCATCGACGAAATTCACAGGCTGAGCCCTGCAGTCGAGGAAATCCTCTATCCGGCGATGGAGGATTTCCAGCTGGACCTGATCATCGGCGAGGGCCCAGCGGCGCGTTCCGTGAAAATCGACCTGGCAAAATTCACGCTGGTCGCCGCCACCACTCGGCTCGGTCTGCTGACGACACCGTTGCGCGACCGGTTTGGCATCCCCGTGCGGCTCAACTTCTACACGGTCGAGGAGCTGGAACTGATCGTCCGGCGTGGCGCAAGGCTGATGGGTCTGCCGATTGCCGATGACGGTGCGCGGGAGATTGCCCGCCGCGCGCGCGGGACACCGCGTATCGCAGGCCGGCTTTTGCGCCGCGTTCGCGATTTCGCCGAGGTGGCGCGGGCGGAATCAGTCACGCGGCAGATTGCCGACGAGGCGCTGACGCGGCTGCTCGTCGATAATCTCGGGCTCGATCAGCTCGACAAGCGCTACCTCAACATGATCGCCGTTAACTTCGGTGGCGGACCGGTGGGTATCGAGACCATCGCAGCCGGCTTGTCCGAGCCGCGCGATGCCATCGAGGATATCATTGAGCCCTACATGATCCAGCAGGGTTTCATCCAGCGCACGCCCCGTGGCCGCGTGCTGACACCGACCGCCTGGCGGCATCTGGATCTGCAGCCGCCGAAAGACCTGGAAGCGGCGCAGTTCCGGCTGTTCCAGGAAGAGGAGTGA
- a CDS encoding PIN domain-containing protein has product MIGLDTNILLRVFLKDDVAQSAKVAELFARLGEIGPGYISCITLMEFAWFLRQRIKLTREQIADGIADLLDSEDIILEDEEAVEEVLDVMSRSQAEFADAFIAVRNRNAGCSATFTFDERAAKTIEGMELLA; this is encoded by the coding sequence ATGATCGGTCTGGATACAAACATCTTGCTTCGCGTCTTCTTGAAAGACGATGTGGCGCAAAGCGCTAAGGTCGCTGAACTGTTTGCGCGTCTCGGTGAAATAGGTCCCGGATATATAAGCTGTATCACGCTTATGGAATTCGCTTGGTTTTTGCGACAGCGTATCAAGCTCACGAGAGAGCAGATCGCTGACGGAATTGCGGATCTGCTGGATTCGGAAGACATAATTCTGGAAGACGAAGAAGCTGTCGAAGAGGTTCTTGACGTAATGAGCCGCTCGCAGGCTGAATTTGCAGACGCGTTCATTGCCGTCCGCAATCGCAATGCCGGGTGTAGCGCAACCTTCACATTCGACGAGCGCGCCGCCAAGACGATCGAGGGAATGGAACTGCTCGCATGA
- a CDS encoding AbrB/MazE/SpoVT family DNA-binding domain-containing protein, translated as MKIYYGTITSKGQTTVPSEVRDILNLKPGDKIRYVHQDGKIFIKAKNKRAVDLLGKFYDPDRLPIPVDEMKRAVGEAIFDHIVGTQ; from the coding sequence ATGAAGATTTACTATGGAACGATAACATCAAAGGGGCAAACTACCGTGCCATCAGAAGTTCGTGACATACTGAATTTGAAGCCCGGGGACAAAATTCGCTATGTCCACCAGGATGGCAAAATCTTTATCAAGGCTAAAAACAAACGTGCTGTCGATCTTCTGGGCAAGTTCTACGACCCGGATCGGCTTCCGATCCCCGTGGACGAAATGAAACGTGCCGTTGGCGAGGCTATTTTCGACCATATTGTTGGAACGCAATGA
- the ruvA gene encoding Holliday junction branch migration protein RuvA, whose amino-acid sequence MIGKLKGTIEEIGEDYALVDVHGVCYVAYCSSRTLARLGGVGEACVLFIETYVREDQLKLFGFLTVLEREWFILLQSVQGVGAKVALAVLSTLTTSELANAIALQDKTVISRAPGVGPKVAMRMVLELKNKAPAFAGEALNMGLKQEIGEGVAAAPVSDAVSALTNLGYSRDQAANAVAAAMKTAGEGADSAKLIRLGLRELSK is encoded by the coding sequence ATGATCGGCAAACTCAAAGGCACCATCGAGGAAATCGGCGAGGACTACGCGCTCGTCGATGTTCACGGCGTTTGCTATGTCGCCTATTGCTCCAGCCGGACGCTGGCAAGGTTAGGCGGCGTCGGCGAGGCCTGCGTGCTGTTCATCGAAACCTATGTGCGCGAAGACCAGCTGAAGCTGTTTGGTTTCCTCACAGTGCTGGAGCGGGAGTGGTTCATTCTGCTGCAGAGCGTCCAGGGCGTCGGGGCGAAGGTGGCGCTGGCGGTGCTGTCGACGCTGACGACCTCGGAGCTTGCCAACGCCATTGCCCTGCAGGACAAGACCGTCATTTCGCGAGCACCCGGTGTCGGCCCGAAGGTTGCAATGCGGATGGTACTGGAATTGAAGAACAAGGCTCCGGCGTTTGCAGGCGAGGCGCTGAACATGGGCCTCAAGCAGGAGATCGGCGAGGGCGTTGCTGCAGCGCCTGTGTCGGATGCCGTGTCGGCCCTTACCAATCTCGGTTACTCGCGCGACCAGGCCGCCAACGCCGTTGCCGCCGCCATGAAGACGGCGGGCGAGGGTGCCGACAGCGCCAAGCTCATCAGGCTGGGGCTGAGGGAGTTGTCGAAGTGA
- the ruvC gene encoding crossover junction endodeoxyribonuclease RuvC encodes MQNTIRIIGIDPGLRRMGWGIIDVLGNSLRFVASGTVLSDGDMDLASRLCQLHDGLSDVVHTHQPHEAAVEQTFVNKDAVATLKLGQARGIAMLVPARAGLAVAEYAPNAVKKAVIGVGHGEKQQIHMMLKILMPKAEFKGNDAADALAIAICHAHNRGGNRMRQALLAAG; translated from the coding sequence ATGCAGAACACGATTCGTATCATCGGCATAGATCCAGGCCTGCGCCGCATGGGCTGGGGCATCATCGACGTGCTCGGAAACTCCCTGCGGTTTGTCGCATCGGGCACAGTGCTGTCCGATGGCGACATGGACCTGGCGTCGCGGCTCTGCCAGCTGCATGACGGGCTGTCTGATGTGGTGCACACTCACCAGCCGCATGAAGCCGCGGTGGAGCAGACTTTCGTTAACAAGGATGCTGTCGCAACGCTCAAGCTCGGCCAGGCACGCGGCATCGCCATGCTGGTGCCGGCACGGGCGGGGCTCGCGGTCGCCGAATATGCTCCGAACGCGGTCAAGAAAGCGGTCATCGGGGTCGGCCACGGCGAAAAGCAGCAGATCCACATGATGCTGAAGATCCTGATGCCGAAGGCGGAGTTCAAGGGCAACGATGCCGCCGATGCGCTGGCCATCGCCATATGCCATGCGCATAATCGTGGTGGCAACCGCATGCGACAGGCCTTGCTGGCCGCCGGATAG
- a CDS encoding methyl-accepting chemotaxis protein has product MSRRFQSLSFKVIATFLLLTLLSVAVLDGLAYIASNRLSDDQALEAKKSVLVFRGDMLQDQLQQIGTQADSIARIEAVQMTITSLRSGWKTIEKTSGDARAELQRVFVSQNPNPADQREKLLKPVGPSGFYYSSHETAQTEIGRDLQGSPFSDLLIADMDGAVIYSYKKGPAFAENLKSPAWVASSLGKTYADAVANVAKATNDTAPSAFSGLRVDPATQKGAVYFAVPILKLGAPKGVMIFQVRDDILASILSKGNPATSTARSVVVSEDGSVIGVDEAGHLVAVDGAAYGFAAEALAGNDINVADLMRPDGEARAYARPIAFGGKHFLIVESLLKSELNAGSIAIAKLLTLIGLGVLILVALATGLVMKLLFAPLARLAAVTRDVADGKLDNEIGSQDRNDEIGTMAKALARFRQSLIDQRLLEAASAEAQKNAAAERQARLTEREAEARVLQDVVENLDEGLHHLAAGDLAYRFDTAFPAELEGLRVNFNKALATLSDTMTAIGGNSMAVHSGSEEMRGGATELAGRTERQAASITETASAVGAITDAVRVQITRAEQAERIARDAQAETQGSGRIMRETIAAMEAIQGSSRQMNQIISVIDGIAFQTNLLALNAGVEAARAGEAGKGFAVVAHEVRELAQRSSSAAKEIAGLLAKSTGEVENGVALVERAGVALDGISTHVENINVQIREIMRSTHEEAETLRQINLAVTDLDAMTQQNAAMVEETTAAIHRLASEAGEMDNRLGNFTLTDPVRRKTAEIHILHRRR; this is encoded by the coding sequence ATGTCTCGCCGGTTCCAGTCGCTGTCCTTCAAGGTGATCGCCACCTTCCTGCTGCTGACGCTCCTCTCCGTCGCCGTTCTAGACGGCCTCGCCTATATCGCCAGCAACAGGCTTTCGGACGATCAGGCGCTCGAGGCAAAGAAGAGCGTCCTGGTTTTCCGCGGCGACATGCTGCAGGACCAGTTGCAGCAGATCGGCACCCAGGCGGATTCGATTGCCCGCATCGAGGCGGTACAGATGACAATCACCAGCCTTAGAAGCGGCTGGAAAACCATCGAGAAGACCTCCGGCGACGCGCGTGCGGAATTACAGAGAGTATTCGTCAGCCAGAACCCCAATCCGGCCGACCAGCGTGAAAAGCTTCTGAAGCCCGTCGGCCCCAGCGGGTTCTATTACTCCAGCCACGAGACTGCCCAGACGGAAATCGGCCGCGACCTCCAGGGCTCGCCTTTCAGCGACCTGCTGATTGCCGACATGGATGGCGCGGTGATCTATTCCTACAAGAAGGGCCCCGCCTTCGCAGAAAACCTCAAGAGCCCGGCCTGGGTCGCATCGAGCCTCGGGAAAACCTACGCAGATGCTGTCGCAAACGTCGCCAAGGCAACCAACGACACCGCCCCGAGCGCCTTTTCCGGCCTGCGTGTAGACCCCGCGACCCAGAAGGGCGCCGTCTACTTTGCCGTCCCCATCCTCAAGCTTGGCGCACCCAAGGGCGTGATGATTTTCCAGGTGCGCGACGATATCCTCGCCTCCATCCTGTCCAAGGGCAACCCGGCCACGAGCACGGCGAGGTCGGTCGTCGTTTCGGAAGACGGTTCGGTTATCGGCGTCGACGAAGCCGGACACCTCGTAGCTGTCGATGGCGCCGCTTATGGTTTTGCTGCCGAGGCATTGGCCGGCAACGATATCAACGTTGCTGACCTCATGCGTCCCGATGGTGAGGCGCGCGCCTATGCCCGCCCGATCGCGTTTGGCGGCAAGCATTTCCTGATTGTCGAGAGCCTTCTGAAAAGCGAACTCAATGCCGGCTCGATCGCGATTGCCAAGTTGTTGACACTCATCGGCCTCGGCGTACTCATCCTCGTGGCGCTGGCAACCGGCCTTGTGATGAAGCTTCTCTTTGCGCCGCTGGCCCGTCTGGCCGCGGTTACTCGCGATGTCGCGGATGGCAAGCTGGACAACGAGATCGGCAGTCAGGATCGCAACGACGAGATCGGCACGATGGCGAAGGCCCTTGCACGCTTCCGCCAGTCGCTCATTGACCAGCGCCTGCTGGAGGCTGCCAGCGCCGAGGCTCAGAAAAATGCGGCAGCCGAGCGCCAGGCAAGGCTGACGGAGCGCGAGGCGGAAGCCCGCGTGCTGCAGGATGTCGTCGAAAACCTGGACGAGGGTCTGCATCATCTGGCTGCCGGCGATCTCGCCTACCGCTTCGATACCGCCTTCCCCGCCGAACTCGAAGGCCTGCGCGTCAATTTCAACAAGGCCCTGGCAACGCTCAGCGACACCATGACGGCGATCGGCGGCAACTCCATGGCCGTCCATTCCGGCTCTGAGGAAATGCGCGGCGGCGCAACCGAACTTGCGGGCCGCACAGAACGCCAGGCGGCCTCGATCACCGAGACCGCAAGTGCAGTCGGCGCCATCACCGATGCCGTCCGTGTGCAGATCACCCGTGCGGAGCAGGCCGAGCGCATAGCACGCGACGCACAGGCCGAAACGCAAGGGTCGGGTCGCATCATGCGCGAGACGATCGCCGCCATGGAAGCCATCCAGGGCTCGTCGCGACAGATGAACCAGATCATCAGCGTCATCGATGGCATTGCCTTCCAGACCAATCTTCTGGCGCTCAATGCCGGCGTCGAAGCGGCTCGTGCGGGTGAAGCTGGCAAAGGCTTTGCAGTCGTCGCCCACGAAGTGCGGGAACTGGCACAGCGCTCGTCCAGCGCCGCCAAGGAAATTGCCGGCCTGCTGGCGAAATCGACCGGGGAAGTCGAAAACGGCGTAGCGCTGGTCGAACGCGCCGGCGTCGCACTCGACGGCATCAGCACCCATGTCGAGAACATCAACGTTCAGATCCGCGAAATCATGCGCTCGACACACGAGGAAGCGGAGACACTTCGGCAGATCAACCTTGCCGTCACCGATCTCGACGCCATGACACAGCAGAACGCCGCCATGGTGGAAGAAACGACCGCCGCAATCCATCGCCTCGCCTCCGAGGCGGGCGAGATGGACAACAGGCTGGGCAATTTCACGCTGACAGATCCGGTGCGACGCAAGACCGCCGAGATCCACATCCTGCACCGCCGCCGCTGA
- a CDS encoding YebC/PmpR family DNA-binding transcriptional regulator, with translation MAGHSQFKNIMHRKGRQDSVRSKMFSKLAREITVAAKAGLPDPTMNAALRLAIQNAKAQSMPKDNIDRAIKKASGSEGENYEQIRYEGYGPGGTAVIVEALTDNRNRTASNVRSTFTKAGGTLGETGSVSFSFDHVGEITYKLAVGDADKVMEAAIEAGADDVTTDDEGHTIICGFEALNEVSKALEATLGEAETVKIVWKAQNTVPVDEEKAVSVMKLIDSLEDDDDVQSVYSNFEVSDEVMAKLSA, from the coding sequence ATGGCTGGCCATTCACAGTTTAAAAACATCATGCATCGCAAGGGTCGCCAGGATTCCGTGCGGTCGAAAATGTTCTCCAAGCTGGCGCGCGAAATCACCGTCGCCGCCAAGGCCGGACTGCCCGACCCGACGATGAACGCCGCCCTGCGTCTCGCTATCCAGAACGCCAAGGCGCAGTCGATGCCGAAGGACAACATCGACCGTGCGATCAAGAAGGCATCGGGTAGCGAAGGCGAAAACTACGAGCAGATCCGCTACGAAGGTTACGGCCCCGGCGGCACTGCAGTGATCGTCGAAGCGTTGACCGACAACCGCAACCGCACCGCCTCGAACGTTCGCTCGACCTTCACCAAGGCCGGCGGTACGCTTGGCGAAACAGGCTCGGTTTCCTTCTCCTTCGACCACGTTGGCGAAATCACCTACAAGCTCGCGGTCGGCGATGCAGACAAGGTGATGGAAGCGGCAATCGAGGCCGGCGCCGACGACGTGACTACCGATGATGAAGGCCACACGATCATCTGCGGCTTCGAAGCGCTGAACGAGGTCTCCAAGGCGCTGGAAGCAACGCTGGGCGAGGCGGAAACTGTCAAGATCGTCTGGAAGGCGCAAAACACAGTGCCGGTCGACGAGGAAAAGGCAGTTTCGGTGATGAAACTGATCGACAGCCTCGAGGACGACGACGACGTCCAGTCCGTCTATTCGAACTTCGAGGTTTCCGACGAGGTCATGGCCAAGCTGTCGGCCTGA
- a CDS encoding pyridoxamine 5'-phosphate oxidase family protein: MASFSEAQEHPAKQLWEQIDAVHAGMLGIDGIDMHMQPMAPHADPTTNTIWFYTKTDADIVKSIKTGARARFCVVGKDHDYHASLAGKIEVRADQAKIDEYWSSVTAAWYHDGKKDPTLTMLAMHVEDAELWISTGSKLKFGWEIAKANLDDDKMPDVGVKRHLTFA, translated from the coding sequence ATGGCCAGCTTCAGCGAAGCACAGGAACATCCGGCAAAGCAGTTGTGGGAGCAGATCGATGCGGTGCACGCCGGCATGCTGGGTATCGACGGCATCGACATGCACATGCAGCCAATGGCGCCGCACGCCGATCCGACGACAAACACCATCTGGTTCTACACCAAGACGGATGCAGATATCGTCAAGAGCATCAAGACCGGCGCACGCGCCCGCTTCTGCGTGGTCGGCAAGGATCACGACTACCATGCCAGCCTCGCCGGCAAGATCGAGGTCCGCGCCGACCAGGCGAAGATCGACGAGTACTGGAGTTCGGTGACCGCCGCCTGGTATCACGACGGCAAGAAGGACCCGACCCTGACGATGCTTGCGATGCATGTCGAAGACGCGGAACTGTGGATCTCGACCGGCAGCAAGCTGAAATTCGGCTGGGAGATCGCCAAGGCCAATCTCGACGACGACAAGATGCCGGACGTCGGCGTCAAGCGCCACCTGACGTTTGCCTGA
- a CDS encoding TIGR00282 family metallophosphoesterase, with amino-acid sequence MRLLFLGDMVGKTGRVSVWNRLPGLVSDLKLDFVIVNGENAAGGFGITEEIFLETINAGADVVTTGNHVWDQKEAVSFAGRHDQFLRPANYPAGTPGRGSGLYYARNGARVLVANIMGRVFMHPELDDPFKSAEAILAACPLKEQADAIVFDFHAEATSEKQCFGHFVDGRASFVVGTHTHVPTADAQILNGGTAYMSDAGMCGDYDSSLGMEKEEPLNRFISKMPKGRFEAASGPATICGVGVEISDSTGLAENIAPLRIGPRLAETVPSFWN; translated from the coding sequence ATGAGACTGCTATTTCTGGGTGACATGGTTGGCAAGACCGGGCGCGTGAGTGTCTGGAACCGCCTGCCGGGGCTGGTGTCCGATCTCAAGCTCGATTTTGTCATCGTCAACGGCGAGAATGCGGCCGGCGGTTTCGGCATCACCGAAGAAATCTTCCTGGAAACCATCAATGCCGGCGCCGACGTGGTGACGACGGGCAATCATGTGTGGGACCAGAAGGAAGCGGTTTCCTTTGCAGGCCGACATGACCAGTTCCTGCGCCCGGCCAATTATCCGGCCGGAACGCCCGGACGCGGCTCCGGCCTCTACTATGCGCGCAATGGCGCCCGCGTGCTGGTCGCCAACATCATGGGCCGCGTGTTCATGCATCCCGAACTCGACGATCCCTTCAAGTCGGCCGAGGCCATCCTGGCTGCCTGCCCCCTGAAGGAGCAGGCCGACGCGATCGTCTTCGACTTCCATGCGGAGGCTACCAGCGAAAAGCAATGCTTCGGCCATTTCGTCGATGGCCGCGCGAGCTTCGTCGTCGGGACCCACACCCATGTGCCGACAGCCGATGCGCAGATCCTCAACGGCGGAACCGCCTACATGTCCGATGCTGGCATGTGTGGCGACTATGATTCCTCGCTGGGCATGGAAAAGGAAGAACCGCTCAACCGGTTCATTTCGAAGATGCCGAAAGGCCGCTTCGAGGCCGCATCCGGGCCGGCGACGATATGTGGGGTCGGCGTGGAAATCTCCGATTCGACCGGGCTGGCGGAAAATATAGCGCCGCTGCGGATCGGGCCTCGCCTGGCTGAGACCGTTCCCTCGTTCTGGAACTGA
- a CDS encoding 5-formyltetrahydrofolate cyclo-ligase: MASSEMKAQVRKQRLAARDALPADLRAQKSATMVRCGDAEIRFEPGAVIAGFLPIRSEADIRPLLDQLRSRGARVCLPVVIDRQTIVFRELADARSLVPGAFGTLGPDETAALLEPDILLVPLSAFDASGRRIGYGGGYYDRAIALLRRKGLARRLIGIAFDCQEVPSVPAEPHDVPLDAILTESGLRIF, from the coding sequence ATGGCTTCGAGTGAGATGAAAGCACAGGTTCGCAAGCAACGGCTGGCGGCTCGCGACGCGCTGCCGGCGGATTTGCGGGCGCAAAAAAGCGCCACCATGGTGCGGTGTGGTGATGCGGAAATCCGCTTCGAGCCGGGAGCGGTTATCGCCGGCTTCCTGCCCATCCGCTCCGAGGCGGACATCCGGCCGTTGCTCGATCAATTGCGATCGCGGGGCGCGCGCGTTTGCCTGCCCGTCGTCATCGACAGGCAAACGATCGTCTTTCGCGAACTGGCAGATGCCCGTTCGCTTGTTCCCGGTGCCTTCGGTACCCTCGGACCTGACGAGACCGCAGCGCTGCTGGAACCCGATATCCTGCTGGTGCCGCTATCGGCGTTCGACGCTAGCGGACGGCGGATTGGCTATGGTGGCGGCTATTATGACAGGGCGATTGCGCTTTTACGACGGAAAGGCCTCGCGCGGCGCCTGATCGGCATTGCATTCGATTGCCAAGAAGTGCCATCAGTACCCGCCGAGCCGCACGACGTTCCCCTTGACGCCATTCTGACCGAAAGCGGCCTTCGCATTTTCTGA